One Amaranthus tricolor cultivar Red isolate AtriRed21 chromosome 1, ASM2621246v1, whole genome shotgun sequence DNA window includes the following coding sequences:
- the LOC130828414 gene encoding uncharacterized protein LOC130828414, whose translation MEIPVSQVRNSSKPKSVTELLKEIAMLEMEVLHLEKYLVTLYQKAIDRRIASVFKDSSKDITSDQEIPPNEVINKSCLEEQNNEAKEQEDVLGCSIHRSHSSLSHHSAYPTQLSPLAAKVTDAVNSYHSLPLTLLQHEACEAANNIASEVKETGNWLSEEMIKCITSIYYELAPNSVITNNFPSPRDSFPSYISGSPHTESNLWSSQSKIINSLQDLHSDFSGPYCQMVEVLQIHRDKTKLGDIDPIIEKFRSLVSKLDDINPSKLNHKEKLAFWINVHNALVMHAFLVYGVPQNKLKRLSLQLKAAYSIGGHTISVSMIQEYILGSQLPHPGQWFRRLLHLKKKFRTGDKRRLLTIDHSEPLSYFALCCGNHSDPPVQVYTPETVFQDLIAARNQYILSNYQVNKEHNKIILPKLVENYVKESGLHPLDFMKILEQILPADLQRNRTSAYNFRHRKSWKNIEWIPHDFSFRYQFPKDLIS comes from the exons ATGGAGATACCTGTTTCTCAAGTTCGGAATTCTTCAAAGCCTAAG TCAGTAACAGAACTTCTTAAAGAAATTGCAATGTTGGAGATGGAAGTTTTACATTTGGAGAAGTATCTTGTGACCTTGTACCAGAAAGCAATTGATAGAAGGATAGCATCAGTATTTAAAGACAGCAGCAAAGACATAACATCAGATCAGGAAATACCACCAAATGAGGTCATAAATAAGAGTTGTTTAGAAGAACAAAATAATGAAGCTAAAGAGCAAGAAGACGTTCTTGGTTGTAGCATTCACAGAAGTCACTCTTCATTATCACATCATTCAGCTTATCCAACTCAATTATCTCCTTTAGCAGCAAAGGTTACTGATGCGGTTAACTCTTACCATTCCTTGCCTTTGACTCTGCTACAG CATGAAGCTTGTGAAGCTGCAAATAATATAGCAAGTGAAGTAAAAGAGACAGGAAACTGGCTATCAGAGGAGATGATCAAGTGCATCACATCAATCTACTATGAACTAGCACCAAATTCTGTGATCACCAACAATTTTCCATCACCTAGAGATTCATTTCCATCATACATCAGTGGATCCCCTCACACTGAATCCAATCTATGGAGTTCACAATCTAAGATAATAAACTCTTTACAAGATTTACATTCAGATTTTAGTGGACCCTACTGTCAAATGGTTGAAGTGCTTCAGATTCATAGGGACAAGACTAAACTTGGAGACATTGATCCCATTAttgaaaaatttag GTCACTTGTTAGTAAGTTGGATGACATAAATCCTAGCAAATTGAACCATAAAGAGAAGTTGGCATTCTGGATTAATGTGCACAATGCCCTTGTTATGCAT GCGTTCCTGGTGTATGGAGTGCCACAAAACAAGCTTAAAAGACTATCCCTGCAATTGAAG GCAGCATATAGTATTGGGGGCCATACAATCAGTGTAAGCATGATCCAGGAGTACATTCTTGGGAGCCAATTGCCTCATCCAGGACAG TGGTTTCGTCGCTTACTCCATCTCAAGAAAAAGTTCAGGACAGGTGACAAAAGACGCTTGCTTACAATCGATCACTCTGAACCTCTATCTTACTTTGCGCTTTGTTGTGGAAACCACTCTGATCCTCCG GTTCAGGTATACACTCCTGAGACAGTGTTCCAGGACCTGATAGCTGCAAGGAATCAATACATCTTAAGCAACTATCAAGTTAATAAAGAACATAACAAGATTATACTGCCCAAATTAGTGGAGAATTATGTTAAAGAATCTGGATTACATCCACTAGATTTCATGAAGATTCTTGAACAAATTCTCCCTGCAGATCTTCAAAGAAACAGGACTTCTGCTTATAATTTTCGACATAGAAAAAGTTGGAAAAACATTGAATGGATTCCCCACGACTTCTCGTTTCGATATCAGTTTCCTAAGGACCTTATAAGTTGA